The DNA sequence ACAGCTTTAAAATCTTCGCGCCGCCGGCAATGGTGTTCGCCGTCCCCTTAGCTGCAATGAACGCGTATATGTTGTCCTTCGAAGAATCGGCCAGGGAAGTCAAACTCGCTTCAATCAAAGCAGAACCATGGACAATTCTGGTCGCGGTTGTCTATATCATCGCTGTGCTTATGTGGATATACGTTTTTAAGTCGATGCTGTCTGATCGCCGGCTCCGCCCCATTTCCATCTCGATGCTTGTATCGACAATATTATTGCTCTCAGGGATAATCATCAAGATTTTCCCACAGGGCAGCCGGGCTGATAACGATTATTTTTCGCTCATAATCACCGCCAATATCGCCTGCTTGGCCTTATGTGTCGGCCTGATTATCAATAGCTACCGCGCGGAAAACAGAGGCATCTTCTGGGCCGGAATACTCCTAACCGCCCTGATTATTACCAGCAGATTTCTCGAATATGAAACAGACCTGCTCCTAAAAGCGGCGGTCTTCACCGGTTGCGGTATCGGCTTAATCTTGGCGGGAGTCAGTTTTGAAAACTACCTGAAAAAAAGGAGGCTTATAAATGAATAAACGCCTGTCCTATTTTATTATAGCAGTTGCTGTCCAGCTTCTCATTCTTGGTGCTGTTCCTGCCGGGAAAATCTGTGCGTTGTGCACAGGAAAAACCGTTATCCTGAAAACAGCCCCCTATGACCCCTACACGATAATGAGCGGCTACTACGTCAATCTCAGCCACGAAATCTCTCACCCGCAAATCACGAACGAATGGCAGAATTGGCCCGGTGGACAGCGGGTATGGGTAGTGCTAAAAAAAGGTGACGGTGAAATCTGGAACGCCGTCTCCGTGCACAATTCTCGCCCCAAATCCGTGCCGGCTGATTGCGTGATTATAAAAGGCAAAAAAGAAAACCATAGAATAGTATATGGAATCGAATCGTATTTTATCCCCGAAGATGCACGTAATACGGTAGAAAGTGACCTCCGGACAAACTCCAACGAGGCGAGGGTTAAAGTCAAAATAGATTCTTTAGGCCGTGCGGCTTTGGTAAGTTTGCTGATACAGGATAGAGTTTATAAATATTAAACTCTACTCGTAATGGTCTTCGATGTGGATTCGGACGTTTTCTCTGTAACCTTCTGAATCATCCGGATTGATTTTGTTCAATCGCCTCTGTGCTAAAAATATCTTGGCCGCCGTCCCAACACAACCGGCCCCTGCAATAAAAAATACCGCCGCCGCTAACATCGCGAAAAGGGCCGGCAGCACAAGAATTAAAATGCCGAATCCTACCAAAAGCAGCCCAACCGTAAAAATCCCTTTTGCTATACCTTTCGATGCTTGAGAGATTGCATTCGTGTAAAAGCTGAACATTTCTTTTCCTTAATTAAAGAAAAACGGGCTCCTTGGTGGAGCCCGCTTAGAGTCTCTTTCTTTTTAATACATCCCGCCGCCGGGTGGCATCGCCGGTGCCTCTTTCTTCTCAGGAATCTCGCTCACTACCGCATCGGTCGTTAATAACAGCGATGCAATTGACGCTCCGTTCTGCAGCGCAGCCCGCTCGACCTTCGTCGGCACAATCACGCCGAACCCAATCATATCGCCGTATTCCTTGTGTAATGCGTCGTAGCCGAAATTCTTCTCTTTGCTTTCCATAACCTTCTGTGCGACAATCGAACCGTCCAGCCCTGCGTTCTCGGCAATTTGCTTAATCGGTGCCACCACTGCCCTGCGAACAATATCAATGCCGATTTTCTCATCGCCGCTGGTCTTGATTTTATCTAACCCCGGCAATGCCCGCAGCATCGCTACCCCGCCGCCGGGCAGAATGCCTTCCTCTACCGCCGCCCTGCACGCATGCAGCGCGTCTTCCACGCGGGCCTTCTTCTCCTTCATTTCCGCCTCAGTTGCTGCCCCGACATTGATTTGTGCGACCCCGCCCGCCAGCTTCGCCAGTCTCTCCTGCAGTTTTTCAATATCGTAATCGCTCGTGGAGTTTTCAATCTCGGTCTTAATCTGTTCGATTCTTCCTTTTATTTCCGTAGAGCTGCCCGCTCCCTCGATAATGGTCGTGTTGTCTTTGTCGATGGTAACTTGTTTCGCCCTGCCAAGCTGCGCCAGTTCGATGTTTTCCAGTTGCAGCCCCAGGTCTTCGAAAATCGCCTCTCCGCCGGTCAGGACGGCAATGTCACTAAGCATCGCCTTCCGCCTGTCGCCGAAGCCCGGCGCCTTCACCGCCGCCACTTGCAGCACACCGCGAAGCTTATTGACAACCAGTGTCGCCAGCGCCTCGCCCTCGATGTCCTCGGCTATAATCAAAAGCGCTCTGCCTTGCTTGGCCACTTTCTCCAGCAAAGGAACAAGCGATTTTACCGAGCTTATTTTCTTTTCATGAATCAGTACATACGGCTTATCCAGCACAACAGTCATATTCTCTAACTTGTTGATAAAGTGCGGGCTTAAATATCCCTTGTCGAACTGCATACCCTCAACCAGTTCCACCGTCGTTTCCAGCGATTGGCCCTCTTCGACGGTAATGACGCCGTCTTTGCCGACCTTGTCCATCGCTTCTGCCATCTTCTTGCCGATTTCGGCGTCCTGGTTTGCCGAGCAGGTCGCCACCTGTTCGATTTGCTTGTTCGAATCGACCTGTATGCTCATCTTTTGCAGCTCTTCTATTATCTTCTCGACTGCTTTTTCGATGCCGCGCTTCACCTGCATCGGGTTGGCTCCTGCCGTGATGTTCTTCAGGCCTTCATTGAAGATGCTCTCCGCCAGAATCGTTGCGGTCGTTGTCCCGTCGCCGGCTACTGTCGAGGTCTTCGAGGCCACTTCCTTTACCATTTGAGCGCCTAAGTTCTCGTATGCGTCTTCCAGCTCTATCTCTTTCGCCACCGTCACTCCGTCTTTGGTAACGGTTGGTGAGCCGAACGATTTTTCCAAAACCACGTTTCTGCCGCAAGGCCCTAATGTTATCTTCACCGCTTTCGCGAGTTTCTTTACGCCTGCCTGTATCGCTGCGCGTGCGTCAGTGCCGTAAGCTATCTTTTTAGCTGCCATCTCTTTATTTCTCCTTCTTTAGCTTTCTATCAATAATCAATTATCTACTTCTCAATTACAGCCATTATGTCCGACTCGCTCATAATCAGGTACTCTTTGCCGTCTATCTTTATCTCGCTGCCGGCATAGCTTGTAAAGAGCACCATATCTCCCTTTTTCACTTCCAGCTTCCGCACCGTCCCGTCATCGAGCGTTTTGCCTTCGCCGACGCTTATGACTTTCCCTCTTTGCGGTTTTTCTTTGGCGGTGTCCGGCAGAACTATCCCGCCCGCCGTCTTGGTCTCCGCCTCTAATCGCTCTACAAGCACCTTATCTGCTAATGGCCGAATCTTCATTTGACCTTACTCCTTTCAAAAAAATCCTTAATTCTCGCCCCGAAACACTCTAAACGGGGGGCTGTAATATACACTTATTCCGCAAAATTGCCATTATTATATTTCTTTATAAATAACCTGTTCAACTGTTCCCGCAGAATACCCATATTCACCGGCTTGTCAATAACGCTGAAAACATCCAGCCCCAGTGCCGCCCTCAGCACCGCCTCCCCCGGCTCGTTCGACAGCAGTATGCACGGCAGCCTCGGATAATCCATCCGGATAATCTTTATCGTCGCCAAACCACTGCCCTCAGAATCCGTATCCACTATTGTCGCCTGTATTCGCCTCCGCTTGATAATCTCGACAAACTCGCCTGTGCTTTCCGCCACTAACAGGTTAACCCCTCTCGGCTGAAATATATGGCGCAGCGCATCAGGCCACCCCCAGCCGGCCCCGCTGGCCAATACATTCACCTCGTCTAATTTGGACTCATTCAAAACCATAGCTTCCCATCTATAATTGCAAATATCGTGCCAAATCCCTCCCCCAAAACCCCTATTTCCGCAACCGCTTATTCCAAGCAGACTTACACCCTAAAGGTATGCTTGCTTCTAACCTGCCAACTCCGCACTATCCTGCCAATTCGACAGAGCTTGGCATCAATAATCCGCCCCCGGCTGATGAACAGCACGAAATCAGAAATCCATACCGGCAGCGACAGGAGCTATATCCCCCAGCAGCTTCTTCACTGTCGCAAGATCTGCGATATCAAAAGTCTTTCTCTCGTCGGTTTCGCCTGTTTTTTCTGGGGGTGGCTGATACGAAAGCACAATGCTGCCGCCGCATTCGAAGCACGCCATATCGCCTGATTTACCTTCTCCGGCCAAACGCCTCCTGTCCCTTAGAAAGACAAACATTCTGAAAAGGCCGTTTGCCTTTACGGCTATAACGTTTTCCGTATGTTCTATCTCGTTTAGTTTGTGCCATCGGACAATGATGTTCTCTGCCGCATCGATTACCGCGTCCTTGTCCGCGCCTTCAATAACCCACAGCGGTGTATAATAAAAAGGCCTGGCTACGCGTAAAGATTCCTTCTCGAATACCACATCGTCTTTGCGTATCCGTATATCCTCAATAGGAAATGGCTCAGTTGTGGCCTGAAGGTGCTCATGCCTGAGGATTGTCGCGCCGGCACGGCCGTTGAAGATAGCGCGAAAATATCCGTCTGTCTGTTCAATGAAATCATTCATCGCCGCCAGAACGCCCTTTTCATACGCTTGGTCGCGGTGCTCGGAGCTCATAATCGTGAAATGGTTGTTTTCAATATATGCGAAGTTGGCGCCGGCGAAATAATCTTCCCCGTCAAGTCGTAACCCAAGCAGTATTTCCGCCGGATTTAGCTCTGCTATGTTTTCACTGCATAGGTAGCAAGGCTTCCCATCTTCATCTATGTTGATAAGTTTCGTTTTATCCGCGTCCCCATTGATTACTCCTCGCTCAATCAGCAGCGAATGATTCTTTCGCAGTTCTCTGTCGGGATTCCACAACAGGCGAAACTTAACGCCGGTAGTTTCATCTTTGAATTGCTTGGGTTCCTTCCCACCCCGGCCTAAAGGCTCTGCCAGAACAAATCCGCAATTGACCTGCTGACGGTACAACGCAAGCAGACCGTAAGCTAACCCCTGCCGTCCGGTCAGTTCGCTCACGTCTTGCAGGATTTGCTCCCGCTGCCCAGATGAAGCTCCTGCAATCCGCGAAAACAGCTCTTTATCGTCAGGACTTGCCCGGAAGTGTCGGTGAATCTTATTCAGATACTTTTGCTCCGTCGACATTGAGCGGCCCTAAAATAAGACCACGTTATCTTCGTGATACAGCGAAAGGAACAGCAGCATATAATCACGAACGTGACGTGTCAGCAGAAAATTATTTCGGATATGTTCCCGCCCGTTCTCGCCGAGCTTCTTGGCGTACTCCGGAGTATTCAGCAGCTGCTTAATAGCAAAGGCGGCGCCTTCAATCGAATGAACAAGCAAACCGGAATAATTATGAGTTATCTGCAGCGGGATACCGCCGACTGCCGAGGCAACCACAGGCTTGCCTTTCCACAATGCCTCCGATACCGTCAAACCGAAACCTTCTCCGATTGATTTTTGTATTATTATCGTTGACGCCCTCTGCAGCGCGTTGATTTCGAGGTCGTCTTGTGGCAGCAAAAGAATATGTATGTCACTGTCCTGCTGCGCTTTCTCCTTCACTTCCTCAAAAACCTGCACCGATTCCGGGTCGTCGACCGCCGTCCCGCCTGCCAGAATAAGCTGACAGTCTATGTGCCTCTTCACCAGCAGATACGCCTCGATGACTCCGACCGGGTCCTTCAGACGGTCGAACCGCGATATCTGTGTGATAACGGGCTTCTCCCTGTCGATGCCGTATTTCTGCAGCACCGACTCAACCATCTCCGCTGGCAGTTCCTTGTTCTTGTCGCTCAATGGGTCTATCGAAGGAGCTATCAGGAATTGTCTCATCGCCAGCTTCTGCGCAAAGCTGGGCGCCGAGAACACGACAGAATCGTACCTGTCAATGAAATGCCTCAAAAACCGCCAGACCTTCCGGTCGGGCTTGGATGCGTCTATGTGACACCGCCAAATCCATTTGTTGTCGGCTTTTTTATCTATAAGACCTATCGGCTGGGGGTCGTGAATAAAAACTATGTCACTGTCAGTTGCAACCTGCTCGATGTTCTTCTCACTCGTGTCCATAAAAATATCGAAGTCATGTTGCGTTATCTCCTCCTGCTTTCCGTGAATGGCGTTATGAAACTTCTTGGTGACCGAAAAAAAATCCCCTCCGCCTCGTATAACGTCCCATTTTGTGTTGATGCCCAGCTCATTGAATAGCGGGACCATCCTGTTCAATATCTCTGCTACTCCTCCGCCGACCGCCGTCGAGTTTACCATCTGGACGCTGCGTCCTTTCAGCTTCTCCGCCACCAGCATCAGGTCGTCTACAACTCCACGCTTGGCAATCGGAATGTAATCTTCTAATGTGCCCATATCACGAACGTATCCTTCTCTCTATCAAATCGATGATTTTCTTCCTCAAATCCTCCAGTGTAAAAGTATATGGGTCAAGCCGTGAAATTTTGTCCGCCAGCTCCTTGTCCCCTATTGCCCTCTCTATCCATAGCGACAGGTCGTTCTTGCCCTTCTCGAGACGCAACCGCGACTCGAAAACGTGAAAGTATATCGAGTCGATTGTTATCTGCCTCAGAATGTCCGCCAGCTCCTTCAAATCGTTGGCGACATGGTTCGTAGGAAAAATAAAACTTATCGATTTTATGAAATGGAACTCCGCCCCCGGATTAACAAATTTCTTCTTTGCCTTCGGATGCTTTTGAAGATACTCCTCGATTACAAGGATTATTTTCTCCCGCAGACTTCGCACGCTCGAGTATCGGATTATATCGATGCTCGCAAGCTTCTCCCCCAGTTCGTCTTCGCCAAGAACGTTGGATACCCAGTATGCAAAATCATTAGGCGGCTCTGGGGATAAATGCTGATGCTGCTGAAGAAAACGGTGCGTATGCTGATATATGCACGCCCCTGATACCGTCCTTATCAGTTCTAACAGCTTGCTAAGTGTTGACGCCTTCAGCCCCGTCAATTCCGATAAATGCAGTCTCGTGCATAACCTGAACGGCTCAGACGCTTTTATTAATTCTGCCATCATTCATCTCTCTGACAAAAATCCAATTATATTCTTAAATGATAAATCTGATAATGTCAACAGCTTCCTTCTCGCTTGGCCTCCTGACCTGCTTGTCGACGGCAAGCTCTACACTATCGTTGATTTCGAACACGTCAAGCTCGGCGCGGCCTATCAGACCAGGCCTCTACGTAACTCGAGTTAAAGAATAAATACCTCGCAATCTTTATTGCGATTCCGTTTTACTTCACCCGCTATAAGTTATTTAACTTATTTCTATTGAAACCCCGTCAGGAACCGCTATAATCGGAAATCACGCTGATATCGGGGTGCCTCTTTGAAACGCACAGATTTATAGGCTCGAAATTCATCTGGGCTTCAGATGAAATAAAAAGGTGACGTATTTATTCTCGCTGACAACCAAAATAGGGAGAAGAAAAATGACTGAAAAAAAACTAACTACCGCAGCAGGAATTCCTGTATCCGACAATCAAACATCTCTAACCGCAGGCCAAAGAGGTCCGACATTGCTCCAGGACCATCATCTGCTTGAAAAACTGTCCCATTTTAACCGCGAACGTATCCCTGAGCGCGTTGTGCATGCAAAGGCTGCTGGCGCGCACGGCACGTTCACCGTTACCAGCGACATCACAAAATACACTAAGGCTGCCGTTTTCTCCAAAGTCGGAAAGAAAACGGAAGTCTTCGGCAGGTTCTCTACCGTCGCAGGAGAAAAGGGCTCCGCTGACACCGTGCGAGATGTCAGGGGCTTTGCGCTTAAGTTCTATACCGAACAAGGTAACTGGGATATGGTAGGCAACAACACCCCGACCTTCTTCATCAGAGACGCAATCAAGTTCCCTGATTTTATTCATACCCAGAAAAGAGACCCGAAGACAAATGCCAAGAATGACACAATGCAGTGGGATTTCTGGTCACAGGTCCCAGAATCTCTCCATCAGGTGACTATCCTCTTTTCTGACAGGGGCATTCCCAAAGGCATCCCTTTCATGAATGGCTACGGCAGTCACACATATAGTTTCATCAACGCCAAAAACGAGCGATTCTGGGTCAAGTTCCATTTCAAGACTCAGCAGGGAATACAGTGCTTTATGCAGGAAGAAGCGGATAAGATTGCGGGAGAGGACCCCGACTATCACGTCAAGCAGCTCTTCAACGCGATAGAAAAAGGTGACTTCCCAAAATGGACACTTTCCGTCCAGATTATGCCCGAAAAAGAGGCCGAGAACTACCGATGGAATCCCTTCGACCTGACCAAAGTATGGCCCCACGGCGATTACCCCCTCATTGAGGTCGGCGTACTTGAGATGAACAAAAATCCCGAAAACTATTTTGCCGAAGTCGAACAGGCTGCCTTCTCGCCCGCAAACGCGCCTCCCGGAATCTCCTTCTCACCTTGCAAAATGCTTCAGGCCCGAATCTTCTCTTATGCCGATGCTCACAGGTATCGCCTCGGCGTCAACTTTGAACGGCTACCTATAAATTGTCCCCACGCCGCAAAAGCCGATAATTATCAGCGCGACGGAAAAATGAGGTTCGACGATAACGGCGGCTCCTCCCCAAATTACGAGCCGAACAGCTTCGGCGGCCCAAAGGCAGACCCCGCATATAAAGAACCCCCTCTGAAAATCTCCGGCGATGCCGATTGGTATGAGCAGAAGCGCGGCGTCGATGACGATTACATCCAGCCGGGAAACCTTTATCGTTTAATGCCGCCTGACCAGCAGAAAAGACTGGTTCAGAACATCGCGCGTTCGCTCCGTAAAGTCTCGAAGGAAATCCAGAAAAAAATGCTCGAGCATTTTACAAAGGCTGACAAACAATACGGCGAAGGCGTCCAAAAAGCTTTATAATCGTTTAGCCCTGCCATCACTATGGCAGGGTCTTCGTTTATATTTAGCCCCCAGCTCCGTTGCAGGCGCGAGGATTACTTCGTCCGTTCTCCGCCCTCTGCTGAAGCGATGGCGGAAATCCCAATTAATAAGTTCATTTTTAGCTGGCGATAGGACGATAACTATATAAGAAATAAAAAGAAATTGTCTCGGAGTCCAATGAAATGTTCAAAAAAGCCCTCTTAATTATCCTGTTGCTTCTCGTCATACTTTCTGCGGTTGGTTGTCAAACAGTACAAGGCGCCGGCGGAGATATCAGCTGGCTTGCCGGTGCAAGAGACTAACATTAAGGCTTGTCTTTAACAAAACCCTTGCCTCGCCTGCCCTCGAATGTCGTAGTCGGGGGTTGCTCACTCGGTCTTCTGTCGGGGGCCAGAACGCTTTCGGTGTGCTAACTTGGGAAACTTAGTTCGAGAGAGTTAATGTTGAAAAATTATTATGGTGCCCCCCAGATTTAACTGCCGAACTATGAACAACGAACTAACTTCAGATTGAAAAGGTATAGCCGTATTTCCACCCTTTGCCGCTGGTATCTTCCCCATATCCCTGCGCCGTCATTCTCCTTTCCCATTGCCGGGCTGCCGTCTCGCAAGTGAATTGCTGCATTACTTTGAAATCGCGAGGGTTGGTATGTTCCCTCTTTCTTTTTTCCGGCTCATCCGTAAGTCCTGCATACCTCATACGCACTCAACTTTCGTAGAATTCCTGCCCGTCATTGTTTACTTTATTGCCCATCCGCCCGCCGCACAATTATCCCTGCCCTGTGAGATGTGTTGTGTACTATCTAACCGGGGTTGGCGTATTGATAATAAATTAAATCGCGGATTGTTGTTACGTCTCTATCGGGTATCTCCATGCCTATGCTTGTGTCTCACTTTCTGATTTTTGCCATGCCGGTGGCGGGACAACCTTATCGTAAGAAAACAGTTGCACATTCCCGCAGTTAGTACAGGTAAATATCTTCATCGTGCGGCCTCCAACAAGATTGAAGCCTAAGTTATGGATTTTTGTTGCGTTCCCATCGGCAACCAGATCATATTCTCCTATCCCACACACCTTACATTTTCTTTTCTGCGTTAGATCAATACCATCCGCGCCGCATTTGATCAGACCTATAGTTCTGTCAATCTTCTTAAGCAATGCCCCTGCGTCTGGTAAGCAATTTCTTTCTCTTTCAACTATACATTTATCAAACAATTGATTTGCTAAATTAATCCCTGGAGAATCTGGGAACATCTTTTCAACATTAAATTCATCGTCCCTGAAATACCACAACCGTAGTAAGCGTCGCCCACTTGTCATTGACCATAGCACTTTACCTAAAGAGAACACGTCAAATGTTGGCTTTACTTCCTCAATTCGCATTCCTATTGCCCATCCTGGCATCCAATCATGGCTACCAACATTTTGATATTTTTCAGAAATTCTTGTATGCTGTGGGTCATCAAAAAACACGAGTCCGAAATCTCCCAGCACTAGATCGTTCTTCGTTCCAACAAATATGTTTTCAAGTTTTATATCCCTATGGACGTATCCTTCTTTGTGCAATTTTGCGACTCCTTCTACTATAGGCCGAATCGCTTTCAAAACAGATAAAAAATCGCCTTTGTACTCATCCATTTTCTGTGCTA is a window from the Phycisphaerae bacterium genome containing:
- the groES gene encoding co-chaperone GroES, which translates into the protein MKIRPLADKVLVERLEAETKTAGGIVLPDTAKEKPQRGKVISVGEGKTLDDGTVRKLEVKKGDMVLFTSYAGSEIKIDGKEYLIMSESDIMAVIEK
- the groL gene encoding chaperonin GroEL (60 kDa chaperone family; promotes refolding of misfolded polypeptides especially under stressful conditions; forms two stacked rings of heptamers to form a barrel-shaped 14mer; ends can be capped by GroES; misfolded proteins enter the barrel where they are refolded when GroES binds); this encodes MAAKKIAYGTDARAAIQAGVKKLAKAVKITLGPCGRNVVLEKSFGSPTVTKDGVTVAKEIELEDAYENLGAQMVKEVASKTSTVAGDGTTTATILAESIFNEGLKNITAGANPMQVKRGIEKAVEKIIEELQKMSIQVDSNKQIEQVATCSANQDAEIGKKMAEAMDKVGKDGVITVEEGQSLETTVELVEGMQFDKGYLSPHFINKLENMTVVLDKPYVLIHEKKISSVKSLVPLLEKVAKQGRALLIIAEDIEGEALATLVVNKLRGVLQVAAVKAPGFGDRRKAMLSDIAVLTGGEAIFEDLGLQLENIELAQLGRAKQVTIDKDNTTIIEGAGSSTEIKGRIEQIKTEIENSTSDYDIEKLQERLAKLAGGVAQINVGAATEAEMKEKKARVEDALHACRAAVEEGILPGGGVAMLRALPGLDKIKTSGDEKIGIDIVRRAVVAPIKQIAENAGLDGSIVAQKVMESKEKNFGYDALHKEYGDMIGFGVIVPTKVERAALQNGASIASLLLTTDAVVSEIPEKKEAPAMPPGGGMY
- a CDS encoding response regulator, translating into MVLNESKLDEVNVLASGAGWGWPDALRHIFQPRGVNLLVAESTGEFVEIIKRRRIQATIVDTDSEGSGLATIKIIRMDYPRLPCILLSNEPGEAVLRAALGLDVFSVIDKPVNMGILREQLNRLFIKKYNNGNFAE
- a CDS encoding DUF5752 family protein, which produces MMAELIKASEPFRLCTRLHLSELTGLKASTLSKLLELIRTVSGACIYQHTHRFLQQHQHLSPEPPNDFAYWVSNVLGEDELGEKLASIDIIRYSSVRSLREKIILVIEEYLQKHPKAKKKFVNPGAEFHFIKSISFIFPTNHVANDLKELADILRQITIDSIYFHVFESRLRLEKGKNDLSLWIERAIGDKELADKISRLDPYTFTLEDLRKKIIDLIERRIRS
- a CDS encoding protein kinase family protein, giving the protein MDYQQKWQIIAEHDGGGQGKVYRVCRKDEYIEVKNSVRKILKAITSNFDYGAQRQLDDHKELCKWLPKMLQMEDPANQFALKVLHKPKDARDPNLAKERIKREIGVMSRNLHSNLLELVNSDPDGEWFVSRFYSGGTLAQKMDEYKGDFLSVLKAIRPIVEGVAKLHKEGYVHRDIKLENIFVGTKNDLVLGDFGLVFFDDPQHTRISEKYQNVGSHDWMPGWAIGMRIEEVKPTFDVFSLGKVLWSMTSGRRLLRLWYFRDDEFNVEKMFPDSPGINLANQLFDKCIVERERNCLPDAGALLKKIDRTIGLIKCGADGIDLTQKRKCKVCGIGEYDLVADGNATKIHNLGFNLVGGRTMKIFTCTNCGNVQLFSYDKVVPPPAWQKSESETQA
- a CDS encoding DUF4922 domain-containing protein; the encoded protein is MSTEQKYLNKIHRHFRASPDDKELFSRIAGASSGQREQILQDVSELTGRQGLAYGLLALYRQQVNCGFVLAEPLGRGGKEPKQFKDETTGVKFRLLWNPDRELRKNHSLLIERGVINGDADKTKLINIDEDGKPCYLCSENIAELNPAEILLGLRLDGEDYFAGANFAYIENNHFTIMSSEHRDQAYEKGVLAAMNDFIEQTDGYFRAIFNGRAGATILRHEHLQATTEPFPIEDIRIRKDDVVFEKESLRVARPFYYTPLWVIEGADKDAVIDAAENIIVRWHKLNEIEHTENVIAVKANGLFRMFVFLRDRRRLAGEGKSGDMACFECGGSIVLSYQPPPEKTGETDERKTFDIADLATVKKLLGDIAPVAAGMDF
- a CDS encoding GDYXXLXY domain-containing protein — encoded protein: MNKRLSYFIIAVAVQLLILGAVPAGKICALCTGKTVILKTAPYDPYTIMSGYYVNLSHEISHPQITNEWQNWPGGQRVWVVLKKGDGEIWNAVSVHNSRPKSVPADCVIIKGKKENHRIVYGIESYFIPEDARNTVESDLRTNSNEARVKVKIDSLGRAALVSLLIQDRVYKY
- a CDS encoding catalase, which gives rise to MTEKKLTTAAGIPVSDNQTSLTAGQRGPTLLQDHHLLEKLSHFNRERIPERVVHAKAAGAHGTFTVTSDITKYTKAAVFSKVGKKTEVFGRFSTVAGEKGSADTVRDVRGFALKFYTEQGNWDMVGNNTPTFFIRDAIKFPDFIHTQKRDPKTNAKNDTMQWDFWSQVPESLHQVTILFSDRGIPKGIPFMNGYGSHTYSFINAKNERFWVKFHFKTQQGIQCFMQEEADKIAGEDPDYHVKQLFNAIEKGDFPKWTLSVQIMPEKEAENYRWNPFDLTKVWPHGDYPLIEVGVLEMNKNPENYFAEVEQAAFSPANAPPGISFSPCKMLQARIFSYADAHRYRLGVNFERLPINCPHAAKADNYQRDGKMRFDDNGGSSPNYEPNSFGGPKADPAYKEPPLKISGDADWYEQKRGVDDDYIQPGNLYRLMPPDQQKRLVQNIARSLRKVSKEIQKKMLEHFTKADKQYGEGVQKAL
- a CDS encoding glycosyltransferase; the protein is MGTLEDYIPIAKRGVVDDLMLVAEKLKGRSVQMVNSTAVGGGVAEILNRMVPLFNELGINTKWDVIRGGGDFFSVTKKFHNAIHGKQEEITQHDFDIFMDTSEKNIEQVATDSDIVFIHDPQPIGLIDKKADNKWIWRCHIDASKPDRKVWRFLRHFIDRYDSVVFSAPSFAQKLAMRQFLIAPSIDPLSDKNKELPAEMVESVLQKYGIDREKPVITQISRFDRLKDPVGVIEAYLLVKRHIDCQLILAGGTAVDDPESVQVFEEVKEKAQQDSDIHILLLPQDDLEINALQRASTIIIQKSIGEGFGLTVSEALWKGKPVVASAVGGIPLQITHNYSGLLVHSIEGAAFAIKQLLNTPEYAKKLGENGREHIRNNFLLTRHVRDYMLLFLSLYHEDNVVLF